ACGAAGATCACGAAGATGACGACCAACCCGGAGGTAGCCAGCGGCGCCAGCAACGGCCCTATGACAGAGCGAATGAGCTCCAGCGGTCTCGGCTGTGGCGGCTCCATCCGTACGGTAACGGGCTCCCGACTCTCACCGCCGGCGCCAAGCCGGGACGGCGCGCTCCCCGGCTTCTTCTCGTCTCCCGATATCTCTCTGCCCAGATCCTGCATCGTCGTAGTGACGGCGTCGACGACCCCACCGCCGGGCGCCGAGCTTTGCAACGAGCGGATCTTGTCGGTGATGGTGGTCTGATAATTGGGAAGGTTGCTGGCGAGCTGGACCAGCTGGCGCCCAACGACCAAGGCGATCCCTGCAACGACGATAAAGGCAATGGAGACGGCGATCAGTACCGCAGCAATGCGGGGCACTTTCCAACGTCTCAGCCAATTGACCAAAGGCGTGAGAACGAAGCTCAGCAGGATCGCAAGAGCAAAAGGAACGAATATTTCACGGCCGAGATAGAGGGCTCCGATGGCCAGAACGATGCCGCCGGCCGTGAGCATGGGCGAGGACGTAGCTCGCACGGCCGGTGTTCGTTGCGACGACGCCGGAGCCAACTCGGCCATAGGGACGAGCCTTTCAGTGGCGGTTTCGACAGGTCAACCCCGATTCGGCGCGTTTGATCCAACCGAGCCAAGCGCTTGATTTTTGAATACATGCCCGATGCAGCAAGGCGGGCGACCTATCGTCTTCCAGACGGGATCAGCGGCGAGCGCAGGGATAGCCTGAGGCCATCACTTCACCTAGACTTCGGCTGAATCCACGCCCATCTCTCCCCGCCGGAACCCCCATGGTCCAGACCCGATTTTCGATCGCGGCCGTCGCGCTCCTCGCATGCACAGCTACCGCCTCCGCCCAAATCCTTCCGCCTCCCGCAAGGCCCGCAGTGCCGAAAGCCGCCGCGCCCTCGCCGCGCGCGGCATCCTGCCACAACGGCGCGAGCTTCGATCGCTTCCTGGCCGACCTGAAGCAGCAGGCGGTTGCAGCCGGCGTGTCGGAGCGTGCGCTCGCCGAGGCTGCGCCGTACCTCACCTACGACCAGAGCATCGTCAACCGCGACCGCGGCCAGCGCGTGTTCGGTCAGGTGTTCACGGAATTCTCGCGCAACCGGGCGTCGGAGGGCGCGGCCAGGAACGCTCAGGCGCACATCAAGATGCATGCGGCGGCGTTCGCGCGCGCCGAGAAGGAATATGGCGTGCCGCCTGCCGTGATCGCCGCCTTCTGGGGACTGGAGAGCAGCTTTGGCGCAGAGCTCGGCAAGCTGCATACGCTGCCGTCGTTGGTGTCGTTGGCCTATGACTGCCGCCGCTCCGAGATGTTTCAGAAGGAAACCATCGCGGCGCTCAAGATCATCGACCGCGGCGATCTCTCACCATCCGAGATGATCGGCTCCTGGGCGGGTGAGCTCGGGCAGACGCAGTTTTTGCCCACGCATTATTTCAACTATGCGGTGGACTATGACGGCGACGGCCACCGCAACCTGTTACGCAGCGCGCCCGACGTGATCGGCTCGACCGCGAACTACATCGCCACCGGACTGAAGTGGCGGCGTGGCGAGCCATGGCTGCAGGAAGTGCGCGCGCCCACGAACTTTCCGTGGGACCAGGCCGACCTGACGATCAAGCTGCCGCGCGCGAAATTCGCGCAACTCGGCGTCACCTATCCCGATGGCCGGCCGCTGCCGCACGACGACCTGCCCGCCTCGCTGCTGTTGCCAATGGGGCGCACCGGGCCAGCTTTCCTCGCCTACGCGAATTTCGCGGCTTACACCGAGTGGAACAACTCGCTGATCTATTCGACCACCGCAGCCTATCTCGCCAGCCGCATCGCCGGCGCCGCGCCGATGCGGCAGCCCGCCGTGCCGGTTGTGCAACTGCCGCTCAACGAACTGAAGGAGTTGCAGCAGCACCTTGTCCGCGCCGGCTTTAATGTCGGCAAGGTCGATGGCGTGATGGGCCAATTGAGCCGCACGGCAGTGAAGGCGATGCAGATCAAGTACGGCCTGCCGGCGGATTCCTGGCCGACCGCGGAGTTGCTCGCGCGCATGCGCGGCAGCGGCACGGCGCAGGCGCAGCCGGCGGGCGTGGTGCGCTAAATACGGTGGCCGTAGTTATGCCCGCGAAGGCGGGGCATTCAGTATTCCAAAGGCATCGAGATTCAAAACGACTGCCGCGGCGTACTGGATCGCCCGCCTTCGCGGGCGATGACAGTGAGGGTGTGGCACCTAGACAGCACGAGCCAGCAAGGTAGAATTTTCGCATCGCACAAGCCACCTTCAGCGATTGTATTTTTCCATGAGCCTCCCATGTGAGTGACTCAGGTTTTCTCCTAAGATTTCCCATTCACAAGCGAGCATCACATGTCCTTTTACGACGCCGTCGTCCCCGCCTATCTGCAAATGCTGAACAGCCTCACCGGCCTGCTCACCAAGGCCGAGGCACATTGCGCGGCCAGGAAGATCGACCCGAACGTCCTGCTCGGCTCCCGCCTCTTCCCGGACATGCTGCCGCTGTCGAGGCAGGTCCAGCTCGTCAGCGATTTCGCCGCCAAGGGCTGTGCCCGGCTGACGCACAGCGAGGTGCCCTCGACGCCCGACACCGAGACCAGCTTTGCGGAATTGAAGCAGCGGCTGGCGAAGACGATCGACTATGTGAAGTCGTTCAAGCCGGAGCAGTTCGAGGGGGCCGAGAGCAAGGACGTCACCTTCCCGAGTGGACCCGATAAGACCACGACCCTGAAAGGCCAGCAATTTCTGAGCGCCTTTTCGCTGCCGAACTTCTATTTCCACGCCGCCACCGCCCACGGCATTTTGCGGCACAACGGCGTCGAGATCGGCAAGCGCGATTTCATGGGCTTGACCTGATT
This genomic stretch from Bradyrhizobium daqingense harbors:
- a CDS encoding lytic murein transglycosylase; protein product: MVQTRFSIAAVALLACTATASAQILPPPARPAVPKAAAPSPRAASCHNGASFDRFLADLKQQAVAAGVSERALAEAAPYLTYDQSIVNRDRGQRVFGQVFTEFSRNRASEGAARNAQAHIKMHAAAFARAEKEYGVPPAVIAAFWGLESSFGAELGKLHTLPSLVSLAYDCRRSEMFQKETIAALKIIDRGDLSPSEMIGSWAGELGQTQFLPTHYFNYAVDYDGDGHRNLLRSAPDVIGSTANYIATGLKWRRGEPWLQEVRAPTNFPWDQADLTIKLPRAKFAQLGVTYPDGRPLPHDDLPASLLLPMGRTGPAFLAYANFAAYTEWNNSLIYSTTAAYLASRIAGAAPMRQPAVPVVQLPLNELKELQQHLVRAGFNVGKVDGVMGQLSRTAVKAMQIKYGLPADSWPTAELLARMRGSGTAQAQPAGVVR
- a CDS encoding DUF1993 domain-containing protein codes for the protein MSFYDAVVPAYLQMLNSLTGLLTKAEAHCAARKIDPNVLLGSRLFPDMLPLSRQVQLVSDFAAKGCARLTHSEVPSTPDTETSFAELKQRLAKTIDYVKSFKPEQFEGAESKDVTFPSGPDKTTTLKGQQFLSAFSLPNFYFHAATAHGILRHNGVEIGKRDFMGLT